Proteins from a genomic interval of Quercus lobata isolate SW786 chromosome 11, ValleyOak3.0 Primary Assembly, whole genome shotgun sequence:
- the LOC115969158 gene encoding GTP-binding protein ERG isoform X1, with translation MKALRALRTITTTLSPKPHKTPLNPTFLHHFYSAQPQEEDPSHNLNSSDSENGSDSVFDSTHYTIPGLGSETNAQAPQQPTWDEKYREKADGLIFGKDTQKRKLKILEEEEERRRRVLAKALLEAALEAADDEDEEEEEEVVVKEEDQKSLSVGIIGAPNAGKSALTNYMVGTKVAAVSRKTNTTTHEVLGVMTKENTQICFFDTPGLMLDKSGYIHKDMKVRVESAWSSVNLYDVLIVIFDVDRHLTRPDQRVIKLIQHMGSQPHPKQKRILCINKVDLVKKKKDLLKAAKQFEDLPGFERYFMISGLKGYGVKDLTQYLMEQAVKRPWDEDPFILSEEVMKNISLEVVRERLLDHVHQEIPYQIEHRLMDWKELRDGSLRIEQHLITHKLSQRKILVGKNGSKIGRIGIEANEELRSIFKREVHLILQVRLK, from the exons ATGAAAGCTTTGAGAGCTCTAAGAACCATCACAACAACCCTTTCTCCAAAACCCCACAAAACCCCTCTCAACCCAACCTTCCTTCACCACTTCTACTCAGCACAGCCTCAAGAAGAAGACCCATCACACAACCTCAACTCCTCAGACTCTGAAAATGGCTCTGACTCAGTCTTTGACAGTACCCATTACACAATACCAGGTCTTGGTTCTGAAACCAATGCTCAAGCCCCTCAGCAACCCACTTGGGATGAGAAATACAGAGAAAAAGCTGATGGCTTGATCTTTGGGAAAGATACccagaagaggaaattgaagattttggaggaagaggaagagaggaggaGGAGAGTGCTTGCTAAAGCTCTGCTCGAGGCAGCGTTGGAGGCGGCCGACGATGaggatgaggaggaggaggaggaggtggtggTGAAGGAGGAGGACCAGAAGTCATTGTCTGTTGGGATAATTGGTGCCCCAAATGCTGGCAAGTCTGCACTCACTAATTACATG GTTGGGACAAAGGTTGCTGCTGTTTCTCGGAAGACCAACACTACAACTCATGAAGTGTTAGGAGTGATGACAAAAGAAAATACCCAAATT TGTTTCTTTGATACCCCAGGACTCATGTTAGATAAAAGTGGATATATTCACAAAGATATGAAGGTTCGTGTGGAAAGTGCTTGGAGTTCTGTCAACCTCTATGATGTGCTCATTGTTATTTTTGACGTTGATAGGCATCTTACCAG GCCCGATCAAAGGGTGATAAAATTGATTCAACATATGGGATCACAACcacacccaaaacaaaaacgCATCTTATGTATTAATAAGGTtgatttagttaaaaaaaagaaagatctgCTAAAGGCGGCTAAGCAATTTGAAGATCTTCCTGGATTTGAAAG GTATTTCATGATCTCAGGACTGAAGGGCTATGGAGTAAAAGATCTTACTCAATATTTGATGGAGCAG GCAGTTAAAAGACCGTGGGATGAAGATCCATTTATCTTAAGTGAAGAAGTTATGAAGAACATATCATTAGAAGTTGTCCGTGAAAGGCTGTTGGACCATGTTCATCAG GAAATTCCGTATCAAATTGAACATCGTTTAATGGACTGGAAGGAATTACGTGATGGTTCTCTAAGGATTGAGCAGCACTTAATTACCCACAAGCTAAGCCAGCGTAAGATTCTTGTGGGAAAGAATGGCTCTAAAATAGG GAGAATAGGCATTGAAGCTAATGAAGAGCTAAGGTCCATCTTCAAGAGGGAAGTGCATCTCATCCTTCAGGTTAGACTAAAATGA
- the LOC115967723 gene encoding protein UNUSUAL FLORAL ORGANS, translating into MESFHPVMNLPFSYTFSTTLTASSSSGTTATSITNTWMDPRIWSKLPQRLLDRVLAFLPPPAFFRARSVCKRWYALLFADTFLELYLQVSPRHHWFLFFKHKTLKSYIYRNNTSSGDQGDINVRAPPCEGYIFDPYDITWYRLSFALIPPGFSPASSSGGLVCCVSDEAGPKSIILCNPILGSLTQLPPTLRPRLFPSIGLTVSPTSIDVTVAGDDMISPFAVKNLTAENFHIDGGGFYSIWGTNSSLPRLCSLESGRMVYVGGKFYCMNFSPFSVLAHDVAANIWCKIQAPMRRFLRSPNLVESKGKLLLVAAVEKSKLNVPKSFRLWSLQSCGTTWVEVERMPQQLYVQFAELEGGNGFDCVGNGEFIVIMIRGSDKALLFDIFRKIWQWIPPCPYSQDGGVGGSYGRDSELHGFAYEPRLATPVTGLLDQLTLPFQPFNG; encoded by the coding sequence ATGGAATCTTTTCACCCTGTTATGAACTTACCCTTTTCCTATACTTTCTCTACAACTCTCACTGCTAGTAGTAGTAGTGGTACCACTGCCACATCCATCACTAATACCTGGATGGACCCTAGGATTTGGAGCAAACTCCCACAGAGACTTCTAGATCGTGTGCTTGCTTTTCTTCCACCACCAGCCTTCTTTCGTGCTCGTTCTGTCTGTAAAAGATGGTATGCACTCTTGTTCGCTGACACTTTTCTTGAATTATATCTCCAAGTATCTCCAAGACACCATTGGTTCCTATTCTTCAAGCACAAAACCCTCAAGAGCTACATTTATAGGAACAATACTAGTAGTGGAGATCAAGGTGACATTAATGTTAGAGCACCACCATGCGAAGGATATATCTTTGATCCTTATGATATCACATGGTACCGCCTTTCTTTTGCTTTGATTCCCCCAGGGTTTTCACCAGCTTCTTCCTCTGGTGGCTTAGTTTGTTGTGTTTCAGACGAGGCTGGTCCAAAAAGCATAATCCTATGTAACCCAATTCTTGGTTCTCTAACTCAATTGCCTCCAACACTTAGACCAAGGCTTTTCCCTTCTATTGGACTAACTGTTAGTCCTACATCCATAGATGTTACAGTTGCTGGTGATGATATGATTTCTCCTTTTGCAGTGAAGAATTTAACAGCTGAGAACTTTCATATTGATGGGGGTGGATTTTATTCAATATGGGGTACAAATTCTTCACTGCCAAGGCTTTGTAGCCTTGAGTCGGGTAGAATGGTTTATGTAGGAGGAAAATTTTACTGCATGAACTTCAGCCCATTCAGTGTTTTAGCTCATGATGTTGCAGCCAATATATGGTGCAAGATTCAAGCTCCAATGAGAAGGTTTTTGAGGTCACCAAACCTGGTTGAGAGTAAAGGAAAACTACTCTTAGTTGCTGCAGTTGAGAAAAGCAAGCTAAATGTACCGAAAAGCTTTAGGCTTTGGAGCTTGCAATCATGTGGGACTACATGGGTTGAAGTTGAGAGAATGCCACAACAACTCTATGTTCAGTTTGCTGAATTGGAAGGTGGAAATGGGTTTGATTGTGTTGGTAATGGAGAGTTTATTGTGATTATGATTCGAGGGTCAGATAAGGCATTGTTGTTTGATATTTTTAGGAAGATTTGGCAGTGGATTCCTCCATGTCCGTACTCTCAAgatggtggtgttggtggtaGCTATGGACGAGATAGTGAATTGCATGGTTTTGCTTATGAGCCTAGACTGGCTACACCAGTCACTGGTCTTCTAGACCAGCTCACCCTTCCATTTCAGCCTTTCAATGGTTAG
- the LOC115969158 gene encoding GTP-binding protein ERG isoform X2, whose translation MKALRALRTITTTLSPKPHKTPLNPTFLHHFYSAQPQEEDPSHNLNSSDSENGSDSVFDSTHYTIPGLGSETNAQAPQQPTWDEKYREKADGLIFGKDTQKRKLKILEEEEERRRRVLAKALLEAALEAADDEDEEEEEEVVVKEEDQKSLSVGIIGAPNAGKSALTNYMVGTKVAAVSRKTNTTTHEVLGVMTKENTQICFFDTPGLMLDKSGYIHKDMKVRVESAWSSVNLYDVLIVIFDVDRHLTRYFMISGLKGYGVKDLTQYLMEQAVKRPWDEDPFILSEEVMKNISLEVVRERLLDHVHQEIPYQIEHRLMDWKELRDGSLRIEQHLITHKLSQRKILVGKNGSKIGRIGIEANEELRSIFKREVHLILQVRLK comes from the exons ATGAAAGCTTTGAGAGCTCTAAGAACCATCACAACAACCCTTTCTCCAAAACCCCACAAAACCCCTCTCAACCCAACCTTCCTTCACCACTTCTACTCAGCACAGCCTCAAGAAGAAGACCCATCACACAACCTCAACTCCTCAGACTCTGAAAATGGCTCTGACTCAGTCTTTGACAGTACCCATTACACAATACCAGGTCTTGGTTCTGAAACCAATGCTCAAGCCCCTCAGCAACCCACTTGGGATGAGAAATACAGAGAAAAAGCTGATGGCTTGATCTTTGGGAAAGATACccagaagaggaaattgaagattttggaggaagaggaagagaggaggaGGAGAGTGCTTGCTAAAGCTCTGCTCGAGGCAGCGTTGGAGGCGGCCGACGATGaggatgaggaggaggaggaggaggtggtggTGAAGGAGGAGGACCAGAAGTCATTGTCTGTTGGGATAATTGGTGCCCCAAATGCTGGCAAGTCTGCACTCACTAATTACATG GTTGGGACAAAGGTTGCTGCTGTTTCTCGGAAGACCAACACTACAACTCATGAAGTGTTAGGAGTGATGACAAAAGAAAATACCCAAATT TGTTTCTTTGATACCCCAGGACTCATGTTAGATAAAAGTGGATATATTCACAAAGATATGAAGGTTCGTGTGGAAAGTGCTTGGAGTTCTGTCAACCTCTATGATGTGCTCATTGTTATTTTTGACGTTGATAGGCATCTTACCAG GTATTTCATGATCTCAGGACTGAAGGGCTATGGAGTAAAAGATCTTACTCAATATTTGATGGAGCAG GCAGTTAAAAGACCGTGGGATGAAGATCCATTTATCTTAAGTGAAGAAGTTATGAAGAACATATCATTAGAAGTTGTCCGTGAAAGGCTGTTGGACCATGTTCATCAG GAAATTCCGTATCAAATTGAACATCGTTTAATGGACTGGAAGGAATTACGTGATGGTTCTCTAAGGATTGAGCAGCACTTAATTACCCACAAGCTAAGCCAGCGTAAGATTCTTGTGGGAAAGAATGGCTCTAAAATAGG GAGAATAGGCATTGAAGCTAATGAAGAGCTAAGGTCCATCTTCAAGAGGGAAGTGCATCTCATCCTTCAGGTTAGACTAAAATGA
- the LOC115968333 gene encoding protein SUPPRESSOR OF FRI 4 isoform X1 produces the protein MGKKKKRASSKVWCYYCDREFEDEKILVQHQKAKHFKCHVCHKKLSTAGGMAIHVLQVHKESVTKVPNAKPGRETTDIEIYGMQGIPPDVLAAHYGEDEEEGASKVAKVDIPTTSLVGGVVPGSLGIAYPPQPTLGVMQPIYNPALPVPPAAWPVPPRPGPWYPQHPAVSVPPPPPLGYAQQPLFPVQNARPPLPSTTSPALQPSQITPPGLPVSNPSVPVSQPLFPVVGNNNIPQISPFSAPMLSTSMPSSSAAEVKGSIDVHSSANASMTNNYQAPNIPGGTLSNSHSYASGPNTGGPSIGPPPVIANKAPATQPATNEVYLVWDDEAMSMEERRMSLTKYQVHDETSQVSHTTSLIYGVGFASDQMGRLYVSCFQIRFFRTVSYLERYFCMNFQFFHH, from the exons atgggaaagaagaagaagagagcgTCGTCGAAGGTGTGGTGTTACTATTGTGACAGAGAGTTCGAGGACGAGAAGATTCTAGTTCAGCATCAGAAAGCCAAGCACTTCAAGTGTCACGTCTGTCACAAGAAGCTCTCCACCGCCGGCGGTATGGCCATCCACGTCCTCCAGGTCCACAAAGAGTCCGTCACCAA GGTTCCCAATGCAAAACCAGGTAGAGAGACTACGGATATTGAAATATATGGAATGCAAGGAATCCCACCTGATGTCTTGGCTGCTCACTACGGTGAAGACG AAGAAGAAGGTGCATCGAAAGTGGCTAAAGTGGATATCCCAACTACGTCGCTAGTTGGTGGTGTTGTACCAGGATCATTGGGAATTGCATATCCTCCTCAACCTACTCTGGGTGTAATGCAGCCAAT TTACAATCCTGCACTACCAGTGCCTCCTGCTGCTTGGCCTGTTCCACCTCGTCCCGGGCCTTGGTATCCACAGCATCCTGCAGTTTCtgttcctcctcctcctccattgGGTTATGCCCAACAACCATTGTTTCCTGTCCAGAATGCAAGACCTCCTTTGCCATCAACCACATCACCTGCACTACAACCTTCACAGATAACTCCTCCCGGACTGCCCGTATCCAACCCATCTGTCCCTGTATCGCAACCATTGTTCCCCGTTGTTGGGAACAACAATATACCTCAAATTTCACCATTTTCTGCTCCTATGCTTTCAACAAGTATGCCATCAAGCTCTGCAGCGGAAGTTAAAGGCTCCATTGACGTGCATTCAAGTGCTAACGCTTCTATGACAAATAATTACCAAGCCCCAAACATACCAG GTGGGACATTAAGCAACTCTCATTCATATGCCTCTGGCCCAAATACTGGTGGTCCTTCAATTGGACCACCCCCAGTAATTGCAAACAAAGCTCCTGCTACCCAGCCAGCCACTAATGAGGTCTATCTAGTTTGGGATGATGAGGCAATGTCCATG GAGGAAAGAAGAATGTCCCTAACGAAGTATCAGGTGCATGATGAAACTAGCCAGGTAAGTCATACTACCTCTTTAATATATGGAGTTGGTTTCGCATCTGACCAGATGGGTAGGCTTTATGTTTCATGTTTTCAGATTCGATTCTTTCGCACTGTTTCCTATTTAGAGAGGTATTTCTGTatgaatttccaattttttcatCATTAA
- the LOC115968333 gene encoding protein SUPPRESSOR OF FRI 4 isoform X2: protein MGKKKKRASSKVWCYYCDREFEDEKILVQHQKAKHFKCHVCHKKLSTAGGMAIHVLQVHKESVTKVPNAKPGRETTDIEIYGMQGIPPDVLAAHYGEDEEEGASKVAKVDIPTTSLVGGVVPGSLGIAYPPQPTLGVMQPIYNPALPVPPAAWPVPPRPGPWYPQHPAVSVPPPPPLGYAQQPLFPVQNARPPLPSTTSPALQPSQITPPGLPVSNPSVPVSQPLFPVVGNNNIPQISPFSAPMLSTSMPSSSAAEVKGSIDVHSSANASMTNNYQAPNIPGGTLSNSHSYASGPNTGGPSIGPPPVIANKAPATQPATNEVYLVWDDEAMSMEERRMSLTKYQVHDETSQMSSIDAAIDRRILESRLAGRMAF from the exons atgggaaagaagaagaagagagcgTCGTCGAAGGTGTGGTGTTACTATTGTGACAGAGAGTTCGAGGACGAGAAGATTCTAGTTCAGCATCAGAAAGCCAAGCACTTCAAGTGTCACGTCTGTCACAAGAAGCTCTCCACCGCCGGCGGTATGGCCATCCACGTCCTCCAGGTCCACAAAGAGTCCGTCACCAA GGTTCCCAATGCAAAACCAGGTAGAGAGACTACGGATATTGAAATATATGGAATGCAAGGAATCCCACCTGATGTCTTGGCTGCTCACTACGGTGAAGACG AAGAAGAAGGTGCATCGAAAGTGGCTAAAGTGGATATCCCAACTACGTCGCTAGTTGGTGGTGTTGTACCAGGATCATTGGGAATTGCATATCCTCCTCAACCTACTCTGGGTGTAATGCAGCCAAT TTACAATCCTGCACTACCAGTGCCTCCTGCTGCTTGGCCTGTTCCACCTCGTCCCGGGCCTTGGTATCCACAGCATCCTGCAGTTTCtgttcctcctcctcctccattgGGTTATGCCCAACAACCATTGTTTCCTGTCCAGAATGCAAGACCTCCTTTGCCATCAACCACATCACCTGCACTACAACCTTCACAGATAACTCCTCCCGGACTGCCCGTATCCAACCCATCTGTCCCTGTATCGCAACCATTGTTCCCCGTTGTTGGGAACAACAATATACCTCAAATTTCACCATTTTCTGCTCCTATGCTTTCAACAAGTATGCCATCAAGCTCTGCAGCGGAAGTTAAAGGCTCCATTGACGTGCATTCAAGTGCTAACGCTTCTATGACAAATAATTACCAAGCCCCAAACATACCAG GTGGGACATTAAGCAACTCTCATTCATATGCCTCTGGCCCAAATACTGGTGGTCCTTCAATTGGACCACCCCCAGTAATTGCAAACAAAGCTCCTGCTACCCAGCCAGCCACTAATGAGGTCTATCTAGTTTGGGATGATGAGGCAATGTCCATG GAGGAAAGAAGAATGTCCCTAACGAAGTATCAGGTGCATGATGAAACTAGCCAG ATGAGCTCAATTGATGCAGCCATAGACAGAAGAATATTGGAAAGCAGGCTTGCTGGTCGAATGGCCTTTTAG